A stretch of Lactuca sativa cultivar Salinas chromosome 6, Lsat_Salinas_v11, whole genome shotgun sequence DNA encodes these proteins:
- the LOC111879600 gene encoding 1-aminocyclopropane-1-carboxylate oxidase, with amino-acid sequence MPIPVIDFSKLNGEQRTQTMAQIANGCEEWGFFQLVNHGIPVELLERVKKVSTDCYKLEREEHFFKDSAPVKLLKELVHKKSEDKVDNMDWEDVFLLSDDNEWPPKTAGFKETMTEYRAELKKLAEKLMEVMDENLGLPKGCIKKAFNGGEGEKAFFGTKVSHYPPCPHPEMVTGLRAHTDAGGIILLFQDDEVGGLEILKDGKWTDVQPLRNSIVINTGDQIEVLSNGRYKSVWHRVQAMPNGTRRSIASFYNPSLNATIEPATQLVEKDNKEAKQFGYPKFIFGDYMSVYTEQKFLPKEPRFEAVRGAYDEKDLIFSV; translated from the exons ATGCCGATCCCGGTTATTGACTTCTCCAAGCTTAATGGTGAACAGCGAACTCAGACTATGGCTCAGATAGCAAATGGATGTGAAGAATGGGGATTCTTTCAG TTGGTGAATCATGGGATTCCAGTTGAGCTTCTTGAGAGGGTGAAAAAGGTGAGCACCGACTGCTATAAGTTAGAGAGGGAAGAGCACTTCTTCAAAGACTCAGCACCCGTAAAGCTATTGAAGGAGTTAGTCCATAAGAAAAGTGAAGACAAGGTAGATAACATGGACTGGGAAGATGTCTTCCTTCTCTCAGATGATAACGAATGGCCACCAAAGACCGCAGGATTCAA GGAAACCATGACTGAATACCGAGCAGAATTGAAGAAACTGGCAGAGAAGCTAATGGAAGTGATGGATGAAAACTTGGGATTACCGAAGGGGTGCATCAAGAAGGCTTTCAATGGAGGAGAAGGAGAAAAGGCGTTTTTTGGGACAAAGGTCAGCCATTATCCACCTTGCCCTCATCCAGAAATGGTGACAGGTCTGCGGGCTCACACTGATGCTGGAGGCATCATCCTCCTCTTCCAGGACGATGAGGTCGGTGGTCTTGAGATTCTCAAAGACGGTAAATGGACAGATGTTCAACCACTCCGCAACTCGATTGTCATCAATACTGGTGACCAGATTGAAGTCTTGAGTAATGGAAGATACAAGAGTGTTTGGCATCGTGTTCAGGCTATGCCCAATGGGACTAGGAGATCAATAGCCTCGTTTTATAATCCATCTCTTAATGCCACCATAGAACCTGCAACACAACTAGTTGAAAAAGACAACAAAGAGGCTAAACAATTTGGTTACCCCAAGTTCATCTTTGGTGACTACATGTCCGTATATACCGAACAGAAGTTCCTCCCAAAAGAACCGAGGTTCGAAGCTGTAAGAGGTGCATACGATGAGAAAGATTTAATCTTTTCAGTTTAG